A region from the Nonlabens sp. YIK11 genome encodes:
- a CDS encoding calcium/sodium antiporter has translation MSILYIILGFVLLVAGGEFLVRSSVGLSLKLNLSRMIIGLTVVSFATSAPELIVSVQGALNGLSALAVGNVIGSNIANIGIVLGATAVVAPLAMDKDFFKFNWLWMVVFSLICYAVLWTGNNITRLEGVFLIALLVLFLVLLIRRARKQPAAVDIDLDMDLDESAQKNKWWKIILYLLLGGAALWLGSEWLVKGAVEIATALAIPEGVIAVSMIAVGTSVPELAASLIAAIKKEKAISLGNLVGSNIFNIGSVLGITAVIQPIEIDGQNLSLLSNDILWMIGFAVVLLPLAFLPKRFVISRFKGIGLLAIYGLFIYYIFNAL, from the coding sequence ATGAGTATTCTTTATATCATTCTGGGTTTTGTGTTGCTGGTGGCTGGTGGTGAGTTTTTGGTACGCTCATCAGTTGGGCTATCCCTCAAACTGAACCTGTCTAGAATGATCATTGGGCTTACCGTGGTTTCTTTTGCGACGAGTGCGCCAGAACTGATTGTGAGCGTTCAAGGTGCCCTCAATGGACTTTCGGCACTTGCGGTTGGGAATGTAATAGGATCCAACATTGCCAATATTGGAATCGTTTTAGGCGCCACTGCGGTTGTGGCACCACTGGCCATGGATAAGGATTTCTTTAAATTCAACTGGTTGTGGATGGTGGTTTTTAGCCTTATTTGCTATGCGGTTTTATGGACGGGAAACAACATCACCCGGCTGGAAGGTGTTTTTCTTATAGCTTTATTAGTGCTTTTCTTAGTGTTGCTCATTCGCCGTGCTCGTAAACAACCAGCTGCGGTAGATATTGACCTGGATATGGATCTGGACGAAAGCGCTCAAAAAAACAAATGGTGGAAAATCATTCTCTATTTATTATTAGGTGGTGCCGCACTATGGCTGGGATCTGAATGGCTGGTGAAAGGTGCTGTCGAGATTGCCACGGCACTAGCTATTCCTGAAGGTGTGATAGCAGTTTCCATGATCGCTGTAGGAACCTCGGTTCCAGAACTGGCCGCCTCTCTTATTGCCGCCATCAAGAAAGAAAAAGCCATTTCCTTAGGTAATCTGGTGGGAAGCAACATTTTTAATATAGGATCTGTTTTGGGAATAACCGCTGTGATCCAACCTATAGAAATCGATGGTCAAAACCTTTCACTCCTTAGTAATGATATTTTGTGGATGATAGGATTTGCCGTCGTACTGTTACCTCTTGCCTTTTTACCTAAACGATTTGTGATTTCTAGATTCAAGGGAATTGGATTATTGGCAATTTACGGCCTGTTTATTTATTATATCTTCAACGCCCTATAG